The DNA window CGAAGCGCAGATACACCTGCGCGTTCGCCGCGTGAACGTGATCGCCGAGCGGCAATGCAGAGGGGGTCTGCATCGCCGCTGCGGCGATACCCCGGCCAATCCGCTCCGCAGCCGCGAAGCTGCGATCCGGATTGGACGCGAGAGTCATGGACGCGTGAGCGGTATGGCCGGTATTCGCATCACCCACGCATCCAGTGAGAAAGATCGCGACCGCTCCCGGATGGGCTTCTTCCAGGGCGGTGCGTACATAGTGCGGGTAATCGGCGGTCCAGAGTGTGTTGTCGGCGCCGAGAACGACGGGATGGCAGGCATAGCCCGTCATCACCGCAAACACCTCTCCATCTTCGCCGCAAACCTTCAGCAGCGGCAGGGACCGGTCCAGCGGCCCGTCGGAGTGGCGGCGGTTGCGGGCGACGCCCGGGTCCGCCCCCAAGCCTGCATGGAGCCGGGCCGGACGCTGGCTCGCCACCGCCTCGTCTATGGCCCGCACGCAGGCATCTTCAAGCAAAGCGAGATAGTCCGGATCCGCCTTGGCGCCGAGCCGCCCCGGCATCGAGACCGGGCCGCCGTGGTTGTGGAGCGCGGCGACGATGACGCGCTCGTCGGGCAGCGTGCACCGGCGGCGGATGCGCGCGCTCATCTCGTGGTGCAGGCCGATCACATCGGCCACCGCGACCGCGGTGTCTTCCACCGCGAGCCCCCGCACCGTCAAGGGATCGTGGGCACCGCGCGCCGGTAGGGTCCGCGCG is part of the Chelativorans sp. AA-79 genome and encodes:
- a CDS encoding alkaline ceramidase; translated protein: MIRAGVAAVDVTPPAGLAMSGFAARTLPARGAHDPLTVRGLAVEDTAVAVADVIGLHHEMSARIRRRCTLPDERVIVAALHNHGGPVSMPGRLGAKADPDYLALLEDACVRAIDEAVASQRPARLHAGLGADPGVARNRRHSDGPLDRSLPLLKVCGEDGEVFAVMTGYACHPVVLGADNTLWTADYPHYVRTALEEAHPGAVAIFLTGCVGDANTGHTAHASMTLASNPDRSFAAAERIGRGIAAAAMQTPSALPLGDHVHAANAQVYLRFESREREAPEALAAAWREELAGADPLRAALLKPWIGWAETVAGRDMRPLPARVTLLDWGGLPVIGLPGEIFAATALSIRQAFGSKPLFIAGFAEDNPGYIPPREEYAHGGYEVDEAHRYYGMPATFAPGCAEVLAGTAISLVGQR